In Paracoccus sp. TOH, a single window of DNA contains:
- the scpA gene encoding methylmalonyl-CoA mutase: MTESTKAALEEWRRLASKELKGADPDSLIWHTLEEIEVKPLYTQADVQNLPHLGSLPGIEPYTRGPRATMYAGRPWTIRQYAGFSTAEESNAFYRKALAAGQQGVSVAFDLATHRGYDSDHPRVEGDVGKAGVAIDSVEDMKILFDGIPLDKVSVSMTMNGAVIPILANFIVTGEEQGHSRAVLSGTIQNDILKEFMVRNTYIYPPEPSMRIIADIIEYTSSEMPKFNSISISGYHMQEAGANLVQELAYTLADGREYVRAALKTGMDVDQFAGRLSFFFAIGMNFFMEAAKLRAARLLWTRIMKEFDPKKPGSLMLRTHCQTSGVSLQEQDPYNNVVRTAYEAMAAALGGTQSLHTNALDEAIALPTEFSARIARNTQLILQEETGITHVVDPLAGSYYVESLTHELAEKSWALIEEVEAMGGMTKAVASGMPKLRIEESAARRQAMIDRGDEVVVGVNKYRLAKEEPIDILDIDNMKVREAQIARLQAMRAARDEAQCQAALDELTRRAKEGGNLLEAAVEAARARASVGEISMAMEKEFGRHRAEVKTLAGVYGAAYEGDDDFARIQRDVETFAEQEGRRPRMLVVKMGQDGHDRGAKVIATAFADIGFDVDVGPLFQTPEEAAQDAIDNDVHVVGISSQAAGHKTLAPKLIAALKDQGAGDIIVICGGVIPQQDYDFLKKAGVKAIFGPGTNIPSAARNILDLIREARAA; this comes from the coding sequence ATGACCGAAAGCACGAAAGCCGCACTGGAAGAATGGCGCCGGCTCGCCAGCAAGGAGCTCAAGGGGGCCGATCCGGACAGCCTGATCTGGCACACCCTGGAGGAGATCGAGGTCAAGCCGCTTTATACCCAGGCGGATGTGCAGAACCTGCCGCATCTGGGCAGCCTGCCCGGAATCGAGCCCTATACCCGCGGCCCGCGCGCCACCATGTATGCCGGCCGGCCCTGGACCATCCGGCAATATGCCGGGTTTTCCACCGCCGAGGAATCGAATGCCTTCTATCGCAAGGCGCTGGCCGCCGGGCAGCAGGGCGTCTCGGTCGCCTTCGACCTGGCCACGCATCGCGGCTATGACAGCGACCATCCCCGCGTCGAGGGCGATGTGGGCAAGGCCGGCGTCGCCATCGACAGCGTCGAAGACATGAAGATCCTGTTCGACGGCATTCCGCTGGATAAAGTTTCCGTGTCCATGACCATGAACGGCGCCGTGATCCCGATCCTGGCCAATTTCATCGTCACCGGCGAGGAACAGGGCCATTCCCGCGCCGTGCTGTCCGGGACCATCCAGAACGACATCCTCAAGGAGTTCATGGTCCGCAACACCTATATCTATCCGCCCGAGCCCTCGATGCGGATCATCGCGGACATCATCGAATACACCTCGAGCGAGATGCCCAAGTTCAACTCGATCTCGATTTCCGGCTATCACATGCAGGAGGCGGGCGCGAACCTGGTCCAGGAGCTGGCCTATACCCTGGCCGACGGGCGCGAATATGTCCGCGCCGCGCTGAAGACCGGCATGGACGTGGACCAGTTCGCCGGGCGGCTCAGCTTTTTCTTCGCCATCGGCATGAACTTCTTCATGGAGGCGGCCAAGCTGCGCGCCGCGCGGCTGCTGTGGACGCGGATCATGAAGGAATTCGACCCGAAGAAACCGGGCAGCCTGATGCTGCGCACGCATTGCCAGACCTCGGGCGTGTCCTTGCAGGAGCAGGATCCCTACAACAACGTGGTGCGCACCGCCTATGAGGCGATGGCGGCGGCCCTGGGCGGCACGCAGTCGCTGCACACCAACGCGCTGGACGAGGCCATCGCGCTGCCGACCGAATTCTCGGCCCGCATCGCCCGCAACACCCAGTTGATCCTGCAGGAGGAGACCGGCATCACCCATGTCGTCGATCCGCTGGCCGGCAGCTATTACGTCGAGAGCCTGACCCACGAACTGGCCGAGAAGTCCTGGGCGCTGATCGAGGAGGTCGAGGCGATGGGCGGCATGACCAAGGCCGTCGCCTCGGGCATGCCCAAGCTGCGCATCGAGGAAAGCGCCGCCCGCCGCCAGGCCATGATCGACCGCGGCGACGAGGTGGTCGTGGGCGTGAACAAGTACCGGCTGGCCAAGGAAGAGCCGATCGACATTCTCGACATCGACAACATGAAGGTGCGCGAGGCGCAGATCGCCCGGCTGCAGGCGATGCGCGCGGCGCGGGACGAGGCGCAATGCCAGGCGGCGCTGGACGAGCTGACGCGCCGGGCGAAGGAAGGCGGCAACCTGCTCGAGGCGGCGGTCGAAGCCGCGCGCGCCCGGGCCAGCGTGGGAGAGATCAGCATGGCGATGGAGAAGGAATTCGGCCGCCACCGGGCCGAGGTCAAGACCCTGGCCGGCGTCTATGGCGCCGCCTATGAGGGCGACGACGATTTCGCGCGCATCCAGCGCGATGTCGAGACCTTCGCCGAACAGGAGGGCCGCCGGCCGCGCATGCTGGTGGTCAAGATGGGCCAGGACGGCCATGACCGCGGCGCCAAGGTGATCGCCACCGCCTTCGCCGATATCGGCTTCGACGTCGATGTCGGGCCGCTGTTCCAGACCCCCGAGGAAGCCGCGCAGGACGCCATCGACAACGACGTGCATGTGGTGGGGATCTCGTCCCAGGCGGCCGGGCACAAGACCTTGGCGCCGAAGCTGATCGCGGCGCTGAAGGACCAGGGCGCCGGCGACATCATCGTGATCTGCGGCGGCGTGATCCCGCAGCAGGATTACGATTTCCTGAAAAAGGCCGGGGTGAAGGCGATCTTCGGGCCGGGAACCAACATTCCCTCGGCGGCGCGCAACATCCTGGATCTGATCCGCGAGGCGCGGGCGGCCTAG
- a CDS encoding GNAT family N-acetyltransferase — MIIRPAEDRDLTAILDFWNPLIRETTVTFSSEEKTAAGLAGMIAARRAAGREFLVAEAGGAVLGLVSYDQFRSGNGYAHCMEHTVILSAAARGRGVGRALMAAVEDHARAGGAHSMIAGVSAENKAAVAFHRAIGYRQVGQVPQAGRKFGRWLDLVLLQKIL; from the coding sequence ATGATCATCCGACCTGCCGAGGATCGCGACCTGACCGCCATTCTGGATTTCTGGAATCCGCTGATCCGCGAGACCACGGTGACCTTCTCCAGCGAGGAGAAGACCGCCGCGGGTCTGGCGGGAATGATCGCCGCGCGCCGGGCGGCGGGGCGCGAATTCCTGGTCGCCGAGGCCGGTGGCGCGGTGCTGGGACTGGTGAGCTACGACCAGTTCCGCTCTGGCAACGGCTATGCGCATTGCATGGAGCATACGGTGATCCTGTCCGCTGCCGCGCGCGGGCGCGGGGTGGGCCGGGCGCTGATGGCCGCGGTCGAGGACCATGCCCGCGCCGGCGGCGCGCATAGCATGATCGCCGGCGTCTCGGCCGAGAACAAGGCCGCCGTCGCCTTCCACCGCGCCATCGGCTACCGGCAGGTCGGGCAGGTGCCGCAGGCGGGGCGCAAGTTCGGCCGCTGGCTGGACCTGGTGCTGCTGCAAAAGATCCTCTGA
- a CDS encoding glycosyl transferase, translated as MNDGRNGTVKQIICIKWGTKFGPEFVNRLHGMVARNITPPFRLYCFTDDGAGLHPDIAVRPLPEFDYQAPVNTKGKWPKSRLWGELGDVQGVVLFLDLDVIVTGSLDDFFAYGEPDDTVLGLNPNTPLEKMGQTSVYRMRVGKLKPLQEIFRADPQAAADKFRYEQRFVTRNAPGGVKFWPKGWLAHFRMHCVPNFPLNYLRPARVSDGTRIVIFPGDLNPPDAILGRWSDKDQHRAPLDHLRAAFDGRRRESLSKHLRHYLLPVGWVGELWRE; from the coding sequence ATGAACGACGGGCGCAACGGCACGGTCAAGCAGATCATCTGCATCAAATGGGGCACGAAATTCGGCCCGGAATTCGTCAATCGCCTGCACGGGATGGTGGCGCGCAACATCACGCCGCCGTTCCGGCTTTACTGCTTCACCGATGACGGCGCCGGGCTGCATCCCGACATCGCCGTGCGGCCGCTGCCCGAATTCGACTACCAGGCGCCGGTCAACACCAAGGGCAAATGGCCGAAATCCCGGCTTTGGGGCGAGCTGGGCGACGTGCAGGGCGTGGTGCTGTTTCTGGACCTGGACGTGATCGTGACCGGCAGCCTCGACGATTTCTTCGCCTATGGCGAGCCGGACGACACCGTGCTGGGGCTGAACCCGAACACGCCGTTGGAGAAGATGGGCCAGACCTCGGTCTACCGGATGCGCGTCGGCAAGCTGAAACCCTTGCAGGAGATCTTTCGCGCCGATCCGCAGGCCGCCGCCGACAAGTTCCGCTATGAGCAGCGCTTCGTCACCCGCAACGCGCCGGGCGGCGTGAAGTTCTGGCCCAAGGGCTGGCTGGCGCATTTCCGCATGCATTGCGTGCCGAACTTTCCGCTGAACTATCTGCGCCCGGCGCGCGTCTCTGACGGCACCCGCATCGTGATCTTTCCCGGCGATCTGAATCCGCCCGACGCCATCCTGGGTCGCTGGAGCGACAAGGACCAGCATCGCGCGCCGCTGGACCATCTGCGCGCCGCCTTCGACGGCCGCCGGCGCGAAAGCCTGTCGAAGCACTTGCGCCATTACCTGCTTCCCGTCGGCTGGGTCGGCGAGCTATGGCGAGAATAG
- a CDS encoding GntR family transcriptional regulator gives MTASRSSETSAHERLYRNLRQRIMLGELPPGLPLTLRGIAAEHRVSMTPAREAVRRLVAEGALSLSSSGRITTPELSIERIEELAALRGLIEPELAARALPRAHQALIERMAVINAAIGEAAESHDAVGYIRTNLEFHRLLYLRAQAPAMLAIVETVWLQLGPTMRALYGRVKRNEPPRHHRMILASLRAGDEPGLRLAVRADVTHGLRHLGSA, from the coding sequence ATGACTGCTTCGCGTTCCTCGGAAACCTCGGCCCATGAGCGGCTTTACCGCAACCTGCGCCAGCGCATCATGCTGGGCGAATTGCCGCCCGGCCTGCCGCTGACCCTGCGCGGCATCGCCGCCGAGCATCGCGTCTCGATGACCCCGGCGCGCGAGGCGGTGCGGCGGCTGGTGGCCGAAGGCGCGCTGTCGCTCTCCTCCTCGGGGCGGATCACCACGCCGGAGCTCTCCATCGAGCGCATCGAGGAACTGGCCGCCCTGCGCGGGCTGATCGAGCCGGAACTGGCCGCCCGCGCCCTGCCGCGCGCCCACCAGGCGCTGATCGAGCGCATGGCGGTGATCAACGCCGCCATCGGCGAGGCGGCCGAAAGCCACGACGCCGTGGGCTATATCCGCACCAATCTGGAATTCCACCGGCTGCTCTACCTGCGCGCCCAGGCGCCGGCGATGCTGGCCATCGTCGAGACGGTCTGGCTGCAGCTCGGCCCGACCATGCGGGCGCTCTACGGCCGGGTCAAGCGCAACGAGCCGCCGCGCCATCACCGGATGATCCTGGCCTCGCTGCGCGCCGGGGACGAGCCGGGGCTGCGCCTGGCGGTCCGGGCCGACGTGACCCATGGCCTGCGCCACCTGGGCAGCGCCTGA
- a CDS encoding homoserine dehydrogenase, whose product MSAQNQGQNASPLRLGIAGLGTVGTGTVKIIQKHAALLGLRAGRPIAVTAVSARDRMKNRDVDLSGYAWEEDARALALREDVDVFVELIGGEEGIAREAVTAALRAGKDVVTANKALLAIHGQELAELAEANGRVIRFEAAVAGGIPVIKAMTESLSGNEIRRVMGVMNGTCNYILTRMESAGLPYETVFEEARQLGYLEADPTLDVGGIDASHKLAILSAIAFGTRPSFDAVEIEGIERVSIDDIRRAADMGYRIKLLGVAQMTGRGLEQRMSPCLVPADSPLGQLQGGTNMVVIEGDSVGQIVLRGAGAGEGPTASAVMSDVVEIARGVRMPSFGQPAETLASPQPARTAVPAAYYIRLQLTDKPGALAKVASVLGDSGISIDRMRQYGHSRTEGVAPVLIVTHKTTPEAIDHAIEALPRTGVIAGEPVELRIEEV is encoded by the coding sequence ATGTCCGCCCAGAACCAGGGGCAAAACGCCTCTCCGCTTCGTCTCGGCATCGCTGGTCTCGGGACGGTCGGCACCGGCACCGTCAAGATCATCCAGAAACACGCCGCCCTGCTTGGGCTTCGCGCCGGCCGGCCCATCGCCGTCACCGCCGTCAGCGCCCGCGACCGGATGAAGAACCGCGACGTGGACCTATCGGGCTATGCCTGGGAGGAGGACGCCCGTGCCCTGGCGCTGCGCGAGGATGTCGACGTCTTCGTCGAGCTGATCGGCGGCGAGGAGGGCATCGCCCGCGAGGCGGTGACCGCCGCGCTGCGCGCCGGCAAGGACGTGGTGACCGCCAACAAGGCGCTGCTGGCGATCCACGGCCAGGAACTGGCCGAGCTGGCCGAGGCCAATGGCCGGGTGATCCGCTTCGAAGCCGCCGTGGCCGGCGGCATCCCGGTGATCAAGGCGATGACCGAGTCGCTTTCCGGCAACGAGATCCGTCGCGTCATGGGGGTGATGAACGGCACCTGCAACTATATCCTGACCCGCATGGAAAGCGCCGGCCTGCCCTATGAGACGGTGTTCGAGGAGGCGCGGCAACTCGGCTATCTGGAGGCCGACCCGACGCTGGACGTGGGCGGCATCGACGCCAGCCACAAGCTGGCGATCCTTTCGGCCATCGCCTTCGGCACCAGGCCCAGCTTCGACGCGGTCGAGATCGAGGGCATCGAGCGGGTCAGCATCGACGACATCCGCCGCGCCGCCGACATGGGCTATCGCATCAAGCTGCTGGGCGTGGCGCAGATGACCGGGCGCGGGCTGGAACAGCGCATGTCGCCCTGCCTGGTGCCCGCCGACAGCCCGCTGGGCCAGTTGCAGGGCGGCACCAACATGGTGGTGATCGAGGGCGACTCGGTCGGCCAGATCGTCTTGCGCGGCGCCGGGGCCGGCGAGGGTCCGACGGCCAGCGCCGTCATGTCCGACGTGGTCGAGATCGCGCGCGGCGTGCGCATGCCCAGCTTTGGCCAGCCGGCCGAGACGCTGGCCAGCCCGCAGCCGGCGCGCACGGCGGTTCCAGCGGCCTATTACATCCGCCTGCAGCTGACCGACAAGCCCGGCGCGCTGGCCAAGGTGGCCTCGGTGCTGGGCGACAGCGGCATCTCGATCGACCGGATGCGGCAATACGGCCATTCCCGGACCGAGGGCGTGGCGCCGGTGCTGATCGTCACCCACAAGACCACGCCCGAGGCCATCGACCATGCCATCGAGGCCCTGCCCCGCACCGGCGTCATCGCCGGCGAGCCGGTCGAGCTGCGGATCGAGGAGGTCTGA